The following coding sequences are from one Streptomyces sp. V3I7 window:
- a CDS encoding FadR/GntR family transcriptional regulator — protein sequence MTESLRPLSRPRLYEQVVARLREYVEHEDLHAGDNLPPERELAERLGVSRTSVRQAIVALEVQGLVEVRHGGGTYLLRDRLDAESLETMIDRRRRLPDVLDARDALETKLAALAAERRTGKDLKEIDAALTAMAGAVERGELGVAEDKRFHAAVTTAAHSPLLAAFMGEIAVPIAESRAESLRQPGRPALSLAQHRDIAAAIHAGDQEAAARAMHHHVATVGDVKLLDWRDEETD from the coding sequence GTGACCGAGTCGCTGCGTCCGCTTTCACGACCCCGGCTCTACGAGCAGGTGGTCGCCAGACTGCGGGAGTACGTCGAGCACGAAGACCTGCACGCGGGGGACAACCTGCCCCCGGAGCGTGAACTCGCCGAGCGGCTCGGCGTCAGCCGGACCTCGGTACGGCAGGCCATCGTCGCGCTGGAGGTGCAGGGCCTGGTCGAGGTGCGCCACGGGGGAGGGACGTACCTGCTGCGCGACCGGCTCGACGCCGAATCCCTGGAGACGATGATCGACCGGCGGCGCCGGCTCCCGGACGTCCTCGACGCCCGGGACGCGCTGGAGACCAAGCTCGCCGCGCTCGCGGCCGAACGCCGTACCGGCAAGGACCTGAAGGAGATCGACGCGGCGCTGACGGCCATGGCCGGGGCCGTCGAACGCGGCGAACTGGGTGTCGCGGAGGACAAGCGCTTCCACGCCGCCGTCACCACCGCCGCCCACAGCCCGCTGCTCGCCGCGTTCATGGGCGAGATCGCCGTGCCCATCGCGGAGAGCCGCGCCGAGTCGCTGCGCCAACCCGGCCGTCCCGCACTGTCGTTGGCGCAGCACAGGGACATCGCCGCCGCGATACACGCGGGCGACCAGGAAGCGGCGGCGCGCGCGATGCACCACCACGTGGCGACCGTCGGCGACGTGAAGCTGCTGGACTGGCGGGACGAGGAAACGGACTGA
- a CDS encoding phospholipase A2: MRHKLASALATTVLALTGVAGTAAPSSATEPTVREQADVLMNLPYEQFNAAAHVPPFNWTTDGCSVPTGFAPYSRVFQPACVQHDFGYRNYGARWELKLDPTRSAKEWIDGRFRTEMHRVCDNTYTLPLTHAGCDNAAEAYYAAVRIGGDRAFFG, encoded by the coding sequence ATGCGTCACAAGCTCGCGTCCGCACTCGCCACCACCGTCCTGGCCCTCACCGGAGTCGCGGGCACCGCCGCACCGTCGTCCGCGACGGAACCCACCGTGCGCGAACAGGCGGACGTCCTGATGAACCTGCCGTACGAGCAGTTCAACGCGGCAGCCCACGTACCGCCGTTCAACTGGACCACCGACGGCTGCAGCGTCCCCACCGGCTTCGCCCCGTACAGCAGGGTCTTCCAACCGGCCTGTGTGCAGCACGACTTCGGGTACCGCAACTACGGCGCCCGCTGGGAGCTGAAGCTCGACCCCACCCGGTCGGCGAAGGAGTGGATCGACGGCCGCTTCCGCACCGAGATGCACCGCGTCTGCGACAACACGTACACGCTCCCGCTGACCCACGCCGGCTGTGACAACGCCGCCGAGGCCTACTACGCCGCCGTCCGCATCGGCGGCGACCGCGCCTTCTTCGGCTGA
- a CDS encoding enoyl-CoA hydratase/isomerase family protein has translation MTAGGSVGVRHDGPIATVRVGSGRRANALTTSDWLALAALCDELAADRDLRAVVVSGSGDGAFSAGSDIREWLSVPPADIDSAFAAMENAFTAIERLPVPVVAAVRGTAAGAGCQLACACDLRVVAEDARLGMPIARWGILVPPAFAARLALLTGPAAARDLLFTGRLVDGPEALRLGLASTCVPEAELDDAVAALVASITAHPPAAIRAAKRSVDALLTPVRERLHTAPPGPAADYPSMQAALRTFLSRVTGTT, from the coding sequence GTGACCGCCGGGGGCTCGGTCGGCGTCCGGCACGACGGTCCGATCGCGACCGTACGAGTGGGATCCGGACGGCGGGCCAATGCGCTGACCACCTCCGACTGGCTGGCCCTGGCCGCCCTCTGCGACGAGCTGGCCGCGGATCGGGACCTGCGTGCCGTGGTCGTCTCCGGATCGGGCGATGGTGCGTTCAGCGCCGGCTCGGACATCCGCGAGTGGCTCTCCGTGCCGCCCGCCGACATCGACTCCGCCTTCGCCGCGATGGAGAACGCGTTCACCGCGATCGAGCGGCTACCCGTCCCCGTCGTGGCGGCCGTCCGGGGCACGGCGGCCGGCGCGGGCTGCCAACTCGCCTGCGCCTGCGATCTGCGCGTCGTCGCCGAGGACGCGCGACTCGGCATGCCCATCGCCCGCTGGGGCATCCTGGTGCCGCCCGCCTTCGCCGCGCGGCTGGCGCTGCTCACCGGACCGGCCGCGGCCCGCGACCTGCTGTTCACCGGACGCCTGGTCGACGGGCCGGAAGCATTGCGCCTCGGACTCGCCAGTACCTGCGTCCCCGAAGCCGAACTCGACGACGCCGTCGCCGCCCTCGTCGCGTCCATCACCGCTCACCCGCCGGCCGCGATCCGCGCCGCGAAGCGTTCCGTCGACGCGCTCCTCACCCCCGTACGCGAACGCCTCCACACCGCCCCGCCCGGTCCAGCCGCCGACTACCCGAGCATGCAAGCGGCCCTGCGCACCTTCCTCTCCCGCGTCACCGGCACGACCTGA
- a CDS encoding dihydrodipicolinate synthase family protein: MHEATGAGIVVQDHPETSKVAISTADLVQVVRAVPSVVGVKAEAPPTPAAVADLTAELDTPVFGGLGGLGLLDELASGATGAMTGFSCPEGLLACVQAWRTGGYDAAREAYLPYLPLINFEAQARIGLAVRKEAIRRRGLIDESSLRPSAAPMPGAVGSAVGATSGSVEGVNAPEH; the protein is encoded by the coding sequence GTGCACGAGGCGACCGGGGCGGGCATCGTCGTACAGGACCATCCGGAGACCAGCAAGGTCGCCATTAGTACCGCCGACCTGGTCCAGGTCGTACGCGCGGTGCCCTCCGTGGTCGGGGTGAAGGCCGAGGCACCTCCGACCCCGGCCGCGGTGGCCGACCTCACCGCCGAACTCGACACCCCGGTGTTCGGCGGCCTCGGCGGACTGGGCCTGCTGGACGAGCTCGCCTCCGGGGCCACCGGGGCGATGACCGGCTTTTCCTGCCCGGAGGGCCTGCTCGCGTGTGTCCAGGCGTGGCGCACCGGCGGCTACGACGCGGCCCGCGAGGCCTACCTCCCCTATCTGCCGCTGATCAACTTCGAGGCGCAGGCCAGGATCGGGCTCGCCGTCCGCAAGGAGGCCATCCGGCGGCGCGGGCTGATCGATGAGTCATCGCTACGTCCGTCGGCGGCGCCGATGCCCGGGGCCGTTGGGTCCGCAGTTGGAGCGACATCTGGCAGCGTTGAAGGCGTGAACGCCCCCGAACACTGA
- a CDS encoding carboxymuconolactone decarboxylase family protein gives MTRIEPLDPPYPDPVDRALRRWMPPGVPHEPLTLFRVLHRHPELASRMFALGAGLLSHGLLPAVDREIVIARVTARAGCAYEWGVHAATLAQQAGLDLEQLRATTDPHPAGVRWSPRHTALLDAVDELHDTARLSQPAWDALHAHYEDAQLLEFLVLTGWYRTISYLANGLLLEEEGWATPFPAR, from the coding sequence ATGACACGCATCGAACCGCTCGACCCGCCGTACCCCGACCCCGTCGACCGGGCGCTCCGTCGATGGATGCCTCCCGGAGTGCCGCACGAGCCGCTCACCCTGTTCCGGGTTCTGCATCGCCACCCCGAGCTGGCATCACGCATGTTCGCCCTGGGAGCCGGACTGTTGAGCCACGGTCTGCTGCCTGCCGTCGACCGCGAGATCGTCATCGCCCGAGTGACCGCACGCGCCGGGTGCGCCTACGAGTGGGGCGTCCACGCCGCCACCCTCGCGCAGCAGGCAGGCCTGGACCTGGAACAGCTACGCGCGACCACCGACCCTCACCCAGCCGGTGTTCGGTGGTCGCCACGCCATACGGCACTGCTCGACGCGGTGGACGAGCTGCACGACACGGCTCGACTCTCGCAGCCCGCTTGGGATGCCCTGCACGCGCACTACGAAGACGCGCAACTGCTGGAGTTTCTCGTGCTGACAGGCTGGTACCGCACCATCAGCTACCTGGCCAACGGCCTCCTCCTGGAGGAGGAAGGCTGGGCGACGCCCTTTCCGGCGCGATGA
- a CDS encoding helix-turn-helix domain-containing protein: MESRTPQPGVPVRGSTSGRPVMAALDLLGRRWTMRILWELSQAPAGFRELQRRCERMSSSVLSTRLGELADARVLALRGDAYHLTPLGEELVDALSPLNAWSRRWAEEMGLTE, encoded by the coding sequence ATGGAATCCAGAACGCCTCAGCCGGGCGTACCCGTACGAGGGTCCACGTCCGGCCGTCCGGTCATGGCCGCGCTCGATCTGCTCGGGCGGCGCTGGACCATGCGCATCCTGTGGGAGCTGAGCCAGGCCCCGGCGGGCTTCCGCGAGCTGCAGCGCCGGTGCGAGCGCATGTCCTCCAGCGTGCTCAGCACCCGGCTCGGCGAGCTGGCCGACGCCCGCGTGCTCGCGCTGCGCGGCGACGCGTACCACCTCACCCCGCTGGGCGAGGAACTCGTCGACGCGCTCAGCCCGCTGAACGCCTGGAGCCGTCGGTGGGCGGAGGAGATGGGCCTCACTGAGTGA
- a CDS encoding HIT family protein yields MAEGTGMNGGCLACDLMLREAPLPGGTVLRTESWVVEHCVGPLGLGTLVVKPARHVVHVAELTARESAELGPLLHRVSVAVTEVMAPEQVYVCLWSHAGGVPGHIHFVVQPAGKVDMARFDAFGPALQVAMGAAECFPEAAEVERVCDRLRDVLG; encoded by the coding sequence ATGGCTGAGGGGACCGGGATGAACGGCGGTTGTCTGGCGTGCGATCTCATGCTGCGGGAGGCTCCGCTGCCGGGCGGGACCGTGCTGCGGACCGAGTCGTGGGTCGTCGAGCACTGTGTCGGGCCGCTGGGGCTCGGCACCCTCGTGGTCAAGCCGGCCCGGCACGTGGTGCACGTCGCGGAGCTGACGGCGCGGGAGTCGGCTGAACTGGGGCCCCTGCTTCATCGGGTGAGCGTCGCCGTCACGGAGGTGATGGCGCCGGAGCAGGTCTATGTGTGCCTGTGGTCGCACGCCGGTGGGGTCCCCGGCCACATTCACTTCGTGGTGCAGCCGGCCGGCAAGGTGGACATGGCCCGCTTCGACGCCTTCGGTCCGGCACTTCAGGTGGCCATGGGCGCCGCGGAGTGCTTCCCCGAGGCGGCGGAAGTGGAGCGGGTCTGCGACCGGTTGAGGGACGTGCTCGGCTGA
- a CDS encoding (2Fe-2S)-binding protein, with protein sequence MPEHTFILNGKPVTVDIEDDVRLLWVLRDVLGVTGPKYGCGLGVCQACTSHINGKAFNPCSVPVRDLAPDDEVTTIEGLPATVGKDLHPMQEAWLEYDVAQCGYCQPGQIMTAVAKVHQAREEGREITEADLDEIRNVCRCGTYHRIREAIQAGAKKY encoded by the coding sequence GTGCCCGAACACACCTTCATCCTCAACGGCAAGCCCGTGACCGTCGACATCGAGGACGACGTAAGGCTGCTGTGGGTGCTCCGCGACGTCCTGGGCGTCACGGGGCCGAAGTACGGCTGCGGTCTCGGCGTGTGCCAGGCCTGCACGAGCCACATCAACGGCAAGGCGTTCAACCCCTGTTCGGTGCCGGTGCGGGACCTCGCCCCCGACGACGAGGTCACCACCATCGAGGGCCTCCCTGCCACTGTCGGCAAGGACCTGCACCCCATGCAGGAGGCCTGGCTGGAGTACGACGTCGCCCAGTGCGGCTACTGCCAGCCCGGCCAGATCATGACCGCCGTCGCCAAGGTCCACCAGGCCCGGGAGGAGGGCCGCGAGATCACCGAGGCCGACCTGGACGAGATCCGCAACGTCTGCCGCTGCGGGACCTACCACCGCATCCGCGAGGCGATACAGGCGGGCGCGAAGAAGTACTGA